The following proteins are encoded in a genomic region of Dyadobacter sp. UC 10:
- a CDS encoding aspartate aminotransferase family protein, whose translation MNLTWPKSSELLKNNEQWIPGGVVSLNRKSDPNICFNKGEGSHVWDLEGNKYIDYQAGFAASFLGHNDPDVNEAVLRTLQSSSVLMGAGPTDLEGEFAELFCKCVPTVESIQITTTGSEATYHAVRIARGVTGRNHIIVMQGGYNGWHNDVACNVISALADVGERVSPGEYPFDSLSSGIPEEHKSLVHVINYNDLDSVRHIVKNFPVACILLEPILQNIGIVKPLPGYLQDLRKLADEEGFLLIFDEVKTGFRHALGGYQSICGVQPDLSTFGKAVANGYPLGVIGGKKKYMDYFVHPEKSKRVLIAGTFNAFPLTTAAAIATLEKLASPEHDVYAHVNHLGQVLEDGLNSIFASTDKPYHVARQGSAYCVYFMDHAPVDFHDILKNHDFGFDRSYRLKLIDKGIFNFPLPIKQGSISFAHSLQDIEETLEKTEEVVQGLLQRSAVL comes from the coding sequence ATGAATTTAACATGGCCGAAATCGTCGGAATTACTGAAAAATAACGAACAATGGATCCCCGGCGGCGTGGTATCCCTCAACCGGAAATCTGATCCCAACATTTGCTTTAACAAAGGCGAGGGAAGCCACGTGTGGGATTTGGAAGGAAATAAATACATTGATTACCAGGCCGGGTTCGCGGCTTCCTTTCTGGGACATAATGATCCGGACGTCAATGAAGCGGTGCTGCGCACTTTACAAAGCAGCAGCGTATTGATGGGCGCCGGGCCCACCGATCTGGAAGGAGAATTTGCGGAGCTGTTCTGCAAATGCGTGCCTACGGTTGAAAGCATTCAGATCACCACGACAGGCTCGGAAGCCACCTACCATGCAGTACGTATAGCGCGCGGCGTTACCGGTCGCAATCATATTATCGTGATGCAGGGCGGCTACAATGGCTGGCATAACGACGTCGCCTGTAATGTGATCAGTGCGTTGGCGGATGTGGGCGAGCGTGTGAGTCCTGGTGAATATCCCTTCGATTCACTATCCTCGGGTATTCCTGAGGAGCACAAATCGCTGGTGCACGTGATCAATTACAACGATCTGGATTCTGTCCGGCATATTGTAAAAAATTTCCCGGTAGCCTGTATTCTGCTAGAACCGATCCTGCAGAATATCGGTATCGTCAAACCGCTGCCGGGCTATTTGCAGGATTTGAGGAAACTGGCTGATGAAGAAGGCTTTCTGTTGATTTTTGATGAAGTAAAAACAGGTTTCCGGCACGCATTGGGCGGTTACCAAAGCATTTGCGGCGTGCAGCCCGACCTGAGTACCTTCGGAAAGGCAGTCGCAAATGGTTACCCGCTGGGCGTGATCGGGGGCAAAAAGAAGTATATGGATTACTTTGTCCATCCCGAAAAATCAAAACGCGTACTGATCGCGGGTACCTTCAATGCCTTTCCGCTGACAACCGCAGCGGCGATCGCAACGCTGGAAAAGCTGGCTTCGCCGGAACATGATGTGTATGCACATGTGAATCACCTGGGACAGGTGCTGGAAGACGGGCTCAATTCGATATTCGCTTCGACGGATAAACCTTACCACGTCGCGCGCCAGGGATCGGCATACTGTGTGTATTTTATGGACCATGCGCCGGTGGATTTTCATGATATTTTAAAAAACCACGATTTCGGTTTCGATAGATCGTACCGTTTGAAACTGATCGATAAAGGCATTTTTAACTTTCCTCTTCCTATTAAACAAGGCAGCATTTCGTTCGCTCACAGTTTGCAGGACATTGAAGAAACGCTTGAAAAAACCGAGGAGGTTGTGCAGGGTCTCTTACAGCGCAGCGCGGTTTTGTAG
- a CDS encoding Gfo/Idh/MocA family protein codes for MKNPNKHQASATEPENTVPQTAATNPFNRRSFLQSIGLGSAALGFAASCSSDKKADDGSKGNPDIQGFEKTESAAKSTKKWVAVSDKKVRVGIIGYGLCKFGAAFEFQNHPNVEIVAVSDLFPDRCAELAKACKCSKTYPSLEELVKDDSIEAVFIATDAPSHAKHAIEALKHGKHVAVAVPAVFGSLEDAEKLYEAVKTSGKKYMMFETSCFHEDLYAMKQIYDQGGFGKLVYSEGEYYHYMDEPLASYKEWRVGLPPQYYPTHSNAYYVGVTGGSFTEVSCLGIPSIVKQLQPANNRYKNPFGTEIALFRTSEGGMSRMAVSWDSPGDHGEKGRIRGQKGSYYGKYEGHENKLPDIERPPLPPGVEEGGHGGSHGRLTDEFISAVLQDRHPLVNIAVALNLTVPGIVAHSSAMKDGETLKIPQYKLS; via the coding sequence ATGAAAAATCCTAACAAACACCAGGCTTCCGCCACAGAACCTGAAAATACTGTCCCACAAACAGCAGCCACAAATCCATTCAACCGTCGTTCTTTTCTGCAATCAATCGGGTTGGGTTCGGCTGCGCTGGGTTTCGCAGCAAGCTGCTCATCCGATAAAAAAGCCGACGATGGGAGCAAAGGCAATCCGGATATCCAGGGATTTGAAAAAACAGAGTCAGCAGCCAAATCGACTAAAAAATGGGTCGCAGTTTCAGACAAAAAAGTGCGGGTGGGCATTATCGGCTATGGCCTCTGCAAATTTGGTGCGGCATTTGAATTTCAAAATCACCCTAATGTGGAAATCGTTGCGGTAAGTGATCTTTTCCCGGACCGCTGCGCAGAACTGGCCAAAGCCTGCAAGTGCTCCAAAACCTATCCTTCGCTGGAAGAGCTCGTAAAAGACGACAGCATTGAAGCGGTATTCATCGCAACCGACGCGCCTAGCCACGCCAAACATGCTATTGAGGCATTGAAACACGGGAAACACGTGGCAGTAGCGGTTCCGGCTGTTTTTGGATCTCTGGAAGATGCGGAAAAATTGTACGAAGCGGTGAAAACGAGCGGCAAAAAATACATGATGTTCGAAACTTCCTGCTTTCACGAAGACCTGTACGCGATGAAGCAGATCTACGATCAGGGCGGATTTGGCAAGCTGGTGTACTCGGAAGGTGAATATTACCACTATATGGACGAGCCGCTGGCATCGTACAAAGAGTGGCGGGTGGGATTGCCGCCGCAATATTACCCTACGCATTCCAATGCCTATTATGTGGGCGTGACGGGCGGAAGTTTTACGGAGGTATCCTGCCTCGGTATTCCGAGCATTGTGAAGCAGCTGCAACCTGCGAACAACCGTTATAAAAATCCGTTCGGAACAGAAATAGCGCTCTTCCGAACCAGCGAAGGAGGTATGTCGAGAATGGCGGTAAGCTGGGATTCTCCGGGTGATCACGGCGAAAAAGGCAGGATAAGAGGTCAGAAAGGATCCTATTATGGTAAATATGAGGGGCACGAAAACAAGTTGCCGGACATCGAAAGGCCACCCCTTCCGCCGGGCGTAGAAGAAGGCGGTCACGGAGGTTCACACGGGCGACTGACGGATGAGTTCATTTCAGCGGTTCTACAGGACCGTCATCCGCTTGTGAACATTGCGGTAGCCCTTAACCTAACGGTTCCCGGCATTGTGGCGCACAGTTCGGCGATGAAGGACGGGGAAACTTTAAAAATACCGCAGTACAAGCTCTCGTAA
- a CDS encoding RagB/SusD family nutrient uptake outer membrane protein: MKRYFKPFQKVLLLSFLLLLACNDKYLELKPIGAVDESILATRSGVNGVLIGAYSLLDGAGAVGGGIWGSLTVMASVASDDAHTGTEPNGLLASYEGYSHDPTTSSTDEKWRFLYAAVQRSNDVLRLLPKVTDISEADALQIKAEALFLRGVYHLELAKHWRNIPFVDETVTYTGNNYNVTNTEPVWPKIEADLQFAAANLTPVKADVGRANSWAAKAFLAKVYMFQNKFTEAKTLLDDIITSGVTVNGKKYALAEGYFDNFLTAKKHGAEVVFAVQMSVYDGSNGANGNGADLYNGPFGGPPSCCYGWLQPSFDLVNAYQTDPVTGLPLFDTYNQNPVKNDQGMESSEPFTPHTGTLDARLDWVVGRRGIPYLDWGLHPGKAWIRQQSTGGPYSVIKNITTQARVSLDRENAAMNSPYNMIRFADVLLWAAEVEVEVGSLVKAEEYVNKVRARAANPAGWVKKYIDDKNPLKGFTDVPAANYKVGLYKGHFSQQGKEYARKAVRFERRLELALEHQRFFDLQRYDNGTGYMANVLNTYLNFETNVPKYDNKAYMPNTNFTKGKNEIYPIPQAQIDLSMKDGTPTLKQNPGY, translated from the coding sequence ATGAAAAGATATTTTAAACCTTTCCAAAAGGTACTCCTGCTTTCCTTCCTTTTGTTGCTGGCATGCAATGATAAGTACCTCGAACTGAAACCGATAGGGGCAGTGGACGAATCCATTCTGGCAACCAGATCGGGCGTTAACGGTGTATTAATCGGTGCCTATTCTCTGCTGGACGGAGCAGGCGCGGTAGGAGGAGGAATCTGGGGGAGTCTTACTGTTATGGCCAGCGTGGCTTCCGATGATGCGCACACCGGGACCGAGCCAAACGGGTTACTTGCGTCCTATGAAGGATATAGTCATGATCCTACAACCTCGTCGACTGACGAAAAATGGCGGTTCCTGTATGCAGCAGTCCAGCGTTCCAATGATGTGCTGCGTTTACTGCCTAAGGTTACCGATATCTCGGAGGCGGATGCATTGCAGATCAAGGCGGAAGCATTGTTCTTACGCGGCGTATATCACCTGGAACTGGCCAAGCACTGGCGGAATATTCCATTCGTGGATGAAACGGTGACTTATACGGGCAACAATTACAATGTAACCAACACAGAGCCGGTCTGGCCGAAGATCGAGGCGGATTTGCAGTTTGCTGCGGCCAATCTTACACCTGTCAAAGCAGACGTGGGGCGCGCCAACAGCTGGGCGGCGAAAGCGTTTCTGGCCAAAGTATATATGTTTCAAAACAAATTCACCGAAGCCAAAACTTTGCTTGACGACATCATTACAAGCGGGGTTACGGTTAATGGTAAAAAGTACGCGCTGGCTGAGGGATACTTCGATAATTTTCTGACTGCGAAAAAACATGGGGCTGAGGTTGTATTTGCCGTGCAGATGTCTGTTTACGATGGTTCCAACGGGGCAAACGGAAATGGCGCGGATCTGTACAACGGACCTTTCGGCGGTCCTCCTTCCTGCTGCTACGGCTGGCTGCAGCCTTCATTTGATCTGGTAAATGCTTATCAAACCGACCCGGTCACCGGCCTGCCGCTATTTGATACTTACAATCAGAATCCCGTTAAAAACGACCAGGGAATGGAGTCTTCCGAACCTTTCACGCCGCATACCGGCACACTGGACGCCCGCCTCGACTGGGTGGTGGGAAGAAGGGGAATTCCGTATCTCGACTGGGGACTGCACCCCGGTAAAGCCTGGATCCGCCAGCAGTCGACGGGAGGGCCTTACAGTGTGATCAAAAACATTACGACGCAGGCCAGGGTGTCGCTGGACCGGGAAAATGCAGCCATGAACTCACCTTACAATATGATCCGTTTTGCCGATGTATTGCTTTGGGCTGCCGAGGTGGAAGTGGAAGTAGGGAGTTTGGTAAAAGCAGAAGAATACGTAAATAAAGTGCGTGCCCGGGCGGCGAACCCGGCCGGCTGGGTGAAAAAGTACATTGATGATAAAAACCCGCTGAAAGGATTTACAGACGTGCCTGCCGCCAATTATAAAGTAGGACTTTACAAAGGGCATTTTTCTCAGCAAGGTAAGGAATATGCCCGCAAGGCTGTCCGTTTCGAGAGAAGACTTGAACTGGCACTGGAACATCAGCGGTTTTTCGACTTGCAACGCTATGACAATGGTACCGGTTACATGGCCAATGTGCTGAACACTTACCTGAATTTCGAAACGAATGTTCCGAAGTATGACAACAAAGCTTACATGCCTAATACCAACTTCACAAAAGGCAAAAACGAGATTTACCCGATCCCCCAGGCGCAGATCGATTTGAGTATGAAAGACGGTACGCCGACCTTAAAACAGAATCCGGGTTATTAA
- a CDS encoding SusC/RagA family TonB-linked outer membrane protein — protein MKQENLYQLRAVIFLLIVLCLGAPEKSAAQTTREIKGVVLDSLSQTPLPGVSIVLKGTTSVGTTTDANGAYALMLPAEAELLVFSFVGYISQEILIGTRATINLNLRTDSQSLNEIVVTGYSAQRKQDITGSVSVVDMKALKSVPAGSAVQALQGQAAGVNVISSGVPGASSNIFVRGVTSFGNTQPLVIVDGIQADLNNISAGEIESVQVLKDAGAAAIYGVRGANGVIVVTTKKGRSGQPSVTYDGYFGIQRPLGGNPFDLLNSEDFMKVVNIATPNNGIFKNGMPDYLYAGPGVSGVGMEGDAAVDPGKYSLDPINTANNYLIQKVNKQGTDWFHELFKPALMTNHNLAVSGGNEKASYLFSLGYIHQKGTLIETYLKRYSGRINTEYRVNKRIRVGENINIFHVDNPGFGNQSEFGTLSAVYKMMPIVPVYDIKGNFGGTFAGPGLGSNQNPVAEQKRKVNNRNSSWNIVGNTYAEADILKNLTARSSFGVNINNPYSQSFNFTQYDNKQGNSSPNSYSESASYNNTITWTNTLTYNKQFGKHNMQVLLGSESIKSMGRSVGGSSQKFFSTEYDYLILGNGTAGVTNFSNAYVNSLFSVFARLDYSFQDKYLIGATVRRDGSSRFGSESRFGVFPSVSLGWRLSGEEFMKSLNWLNDLKLRASYGILGSQNNVAPENAYTLFGGGYGNAYYDITGSSNSVKQGFIQTRIGNPNAGWEENIVSNIGIDATILNNSLDFSFEYYKKSINGLLFTQPLPATVGGASAPVVNIGDIQNKGFDLALTYRGKIGNDLQYSVGANITAYKNLVVDIPSPGYFEGVSQQGMGTIVRNKQGEAASSFFGYDVLGLFNSDQEVAEAPAQTGAAPGRFRYRDVNGDGAITPDDRTMLGSPNPDFTYGLNLGLNYKGFDFSAIFYGSQGNEIVNTIRSYTHFYAGYIGNKSNVLLNAWTPENTNTTVPKIETGATLSTSGAMNSYFVEDGSYLRLRSLILGYTIKPTILQKIKVSKLRLYVQAANLFTITRYTGLDPELGGSSSSFGVDYGNYPNNQQNFLFGLNLSF, from the coding sequence ATGAAACAAGAGAATCTTTACCAATTACGAGCCGTCATTTTCCTTCTGATTGTTCTTTGCCTGGGTGCGCCGGAGAAGTCGGCGGCGCAGACTACCAGGGAAATTAAGGGTGTGGTGCTGGATAGTTTGAGCCAGACCCCATTACCGGGGGTCAGCATAGTCCTGAAGGGAACAACGAGTGTAGGAACAACCACGGACGCTAACGGCGCTTATGCATTGATGCTGCCTGCGGAAGCCGAATTATTGGTTTTTAGCTTTGTAGGCTATATAAGTCAGGAGATTTTAATAGGGACCAGGGCGACAATAAATCTTAATCTGCGAACCGACAGTCAATCACTGAACGAAATTGTGGTGACGGGTTATTCGGCCCAGAGGAAGCAGGATATTACGGGCTCGGTATCGGTGGTGGATATGAAGGCGCTGAAATCGGTACCGGCAGGTTCGGCGGTGCAGGCGCTGCAGGGGCAGGCCGCGGGGGTGAATGTGATCAGCTCGGGGGTGCCGGGGGCCAGCAGCAACATTTTTGTGCGTGGCGTTACGTCATTTGGTAACACGCAACCGCTGGTAATTGTGGACGGTATCCAGGCGGATCTGAACAACATCAGTGCAGGCGAAATTGAATCCGTGCAGGTTTTAAAAGATGCGGGTGCAGCTGCAATTTATGGTGTGCGCGGTGCGAACGGGGTAATTGTAGTAACTACTAAAAAAGGGAGATCCGGGCAACCAAGCGTCACTTATGACGGTTATTTCGGCATTCAGCGCCCGCTTGGTGGAAATCCATTCGATCTTTTGAACTCGGAGGATTTCATGAAGGTGGTCAATATAGCGACGCCGAATAACGGAATCTTCAAAAACGGAATGCCGGATTACCTCTATGCAGGACCCGGCGTTTCGGGCGTTGGGATGGAAGGAGATGCGGCTGTCGATCCGGGTAAATACAGCCTCGACCCCATTAATACCGCAAATAATTACCTGATCCAGAAAGTGAACAAGCAGGGCACCGACTGGTTTCATGAGCTTTTCAAGCCTGCTCTGATGACCAACCATAACCTGGCCGTGAGTGGCGGGAACGAAAAAGCGAGCTACCTTTTTTCACTCGGCTACATTCATCAGAAAGGGACGTTGATCGAAACGTATTTGAAAAGGTATTCGGGCAGGATCAATACGGAATACCGCGTGAACAAGCGGATCAGGGTAGGGGAAAACATCAATATTTTTCACGTAGATAACCCCGGTTTTGGCAATCAGTCTGAATTTGGAACGCTTTCGGCAGTGTACAAAATGATGCCGATTGTTCCCGTTTACGATATCAAAGGGAATTTTGGCGGAACATTCGCAGGGCCCGGCCTGGGAAGTAACCAGAATCCTGTGGCCGAGCAAAAAAGAAAGGTCAACAACCGGAACAGTTCCTGGAATATTGTCGGCAATACGTATGCTGAGGCGGACATTCTCAAAAACCTGACGGCCCGGTCGAGCTTTGGGGTGAATATTAACAATCCGTACAGTCAGAGCTTTAACTTCACCCAATACGACAATAAGCAGGGAAACAGCAGCCCGAACAGCTATTCCGAAAGTGCGAGCTACAACAATACGATCACCTGGACCAATACGCTGACTTACAACAAGCAGTTTGGCAAGCACAACATGCAGGTTTTGCTTGGCTCGGAATCAATTAAAAGCATGGGCAGAAGTGTGGGCGGCTCATCCCAAAAGTTTTTCTCAACGGAGTATGATTACCTGATCCTTGGAAACGGGACCGCCGGGGTTACCAATTTCAGCAATGCGTATGTAAATAGTCTGTTTTCCGTTTTCGCCCGACTGGATTATTCGTTTCAGGACAAATATCTCATCGGCGCAACAGTCAGAAGGGACGGTTCTTCCCGGTTCGGATCGGAAAGCCGGTTCGGTGTATTTCCTTCTGTCTCATTGGGTTGGCGGTTATCGGGCGAGGAGTTTATGAAATCGCTTAACTGGCTGAATGACCTCAAATTGCGCGCCAGCTACGGCATATTGGGATCGCAGAACAACGTGGCCCCTGAAAACGCCTACACATTATTCGGCGGCGGTTACGGCAATGCTTACTACGATATTACAGGTTCCAGCAACAGTGTAAAACAAGGGTTTATCCAAACCAGGATCGGCAATCCGAACGCGGGCTGGGAGGAGAATATCGTTTCAAACATTGGTATCGATGCCACGATCCTGAACAACAGTCTTGATTTCTCGTTTGAATACTATAAGAAATCGATCAACGGACTGCTCTTCACACAGCCGCTTCCGGCTACGGTGGGAGGTGCTTCTGCGCCGGTCGTGAATATCGGGGACATTCAGAATAAAGGATTTGACCTGGCCCTGACCTACCGCGGCAAGATTGGGAATGACCTGCAATATTCGGTAGGGGCCAATATTACTGCTTACAAAAACCTCGTGGTGGATATTCCAAGCCCGGGGTATTTCGAGGGGGTGAGCCAGCAGGGAATGGGTACAATCGTCCGCAACAAGCAGGGCGAAGCAGCAAGCTCGTTCTTTGGTTACGATGTGCTCGGGTTGTTTAATTCGGACCAGGAAGTGGCGGAAGCCCCTGCGCAAACCGGCGCGGCTCCGGGCAGGTTCAGGTACAGAGATGTAAATGGTGACGGGGCGATCACGCCCGACGACCGCACCATGCTGGGCAGCCCGAACCCGGACTTTACGTACGGATTGAATCTGGGATTGAATTATAAGGGATTTGATTTTTCGGCTATATTTTACGGTTCGCAGGGTAACGAGATCGTGAATACCATTCGCTCTTACACGCATTTTTATGCCGGATATATCGGTAATAAAAGCAATGTGCTGCTGAATGCGTGGACTCCTGAAAATACGAATACAACCGTTCCGAAAATTGAGACCGGTGCTACATTAAGCACTTCCGGCGCGATGAATTCTTATTTTGTAGAAGACGGCTCTTACCTCAGACTCAGGTCACTGATCCTGGGCTACACGATCAAGCCTACGATTTTACAGAAAATCAAGGTGTCAAAACTGAGACTATACGTGCAGGCTGCGAACCTGTTCACGATCACCAGATACACGGGACTTGATCCCGAGCTGGGCGGCAGCAGTTCGAGCTTTGGGGTGGATTACGGTAATTACCCGAACAACCAGCAGAATTTCCTTTTTGGACTTAACCTTTCCTTTTGA
- a CDS encoding GntR family transcriptional regulator has protein sequence MKEDSLASKVYIELRRKILSNQLVSGIRLKEDVWAKRLEVNRMAVREALTRLLGENLIVFGEKGGYFVKSLTAADIKEIRELREVLELGALRLTFQKTDEALIKKLEEICDDFTSMVSGGYFGGACEADVKFHETLIDSARNKKLMDLYQFSNIPLFHHKLGQSQTHMNDYEQTDFEHRQIVKALKENDLKLAEETLIKHLIRGEVSVLDLE, from the coding sequence ATGAAAGAAGATTCACTGGCCAGCAAAGTTTATATTGAATTACGAAGAAAAATTCTGTCTAATCAGCTCGTTTCCGGGATACGGCTTAAGGAGGATGTATGGGCTAAAAGATTGGAAGTTAACCGAATGGCAGTAAGAGAAGCACTGACGAGGCTGCTGGGTGAAAACCTGATTGTTTTCGGTGAAAAAGGCGGTTACTTCGTCAAGTCGCTCACAGCTGCCGATATCAAGGAAATCAGGGAGTTACGCGAGGTGCTCGAATTGGGCGCGCTGCGGCTTACCTTTCAAAAGACCGACGAAGCATTGATTAAAAAGCTGGAAGAAATATGTGATGATTTTACTTCGATGGTCAGCGGAGGCTATTTCGGCGGTGCTTGTGAAGCGGACGTTAAGTTTCATGAGACGCTCATTGACAGCGCCAGAAATAAAAAGTTGATGGATTTGTACCAGTTCAGCAATATTCCGCTCTTTCATCACAAGCTTGGGCAATCCCAAACACATATGAATGACTACGAACAGACTGATTTTGAGCACCGTCAGATCGTTAAGGCATTAAAAGAAAACGACCTCAAGCTGGCGGAAGAAACGCTTATCAAGCATCTCATCAGAGGAGAGGTGTCCGTGCTCGACCTCGAATAA
- a CDS encoding tail fiber domain-containing protein, whose amino-acid sequence MKKTILSSLLVALSFYASAQVGIGTITPQAGLHVADSSVLFSAPGDVAVSQSGIPAVGAGRRMMWYADKAAFRVGYVGGIASTYWDDSDIGNYSFAAGSHTRASGASSFAMGAGTIASGAQSTALGSFSTASADRAMAFNGTASGVGALALGSGARATRDDAVAIGPSSISGGLASTAIGPSSANGNFATAIGLQNSASGNFSLALGKNARVKHQGSTVISDASAGFSADSAYSTTNNQLTMRFSGGMRLFTSMGMTSGVTLDMGGGSWNTVSDKRRKENFKDLDTEIILQKVAKMQVTSWNYKSQPATTRHIGPMAQDFYAAFGPEGIGSDTTINSLDIDGVNMAAIQALEMRTRALQNENDRLKAKLEAMDAKVAAIEKMIMGVPRKEEVSASR is encoded by the coding sequence ATGAAAAAAACTATCCTATCCTCTCTTTTAGTTGCCTTATCATTCTACGCCAGTGCCCAGGTGGGGATTGGTACCATTACACCACAGGCCGGCTTACACGTTGCCGACAGCAGCGTCCTTTTTTCGGCACCCGGCGATGTCGCAGTTAGTCAGTCGGGCATTCCTGCCGTCGGTGCAGGCCGCCGCATGATGTGGTATGCCGATAAGGCGGCATTCCGCGTGGGATATGTAGGGGGCATTGCAAGTACCTATTGGGATGACAGTGACATCGGAAACTATTCATTTGCCGCCGGCTCCCATACCCGTGCCTCCGGAGCCAGTTCTTTTGCCATGGGTGCAGGAACGATCGCTTCCGGCGCCCAGTCTACCGCTTTGGGCAGCTTTAGTACTGCTTCCGCCGACCGGGCGATGGCTTTCAACGGTACCGCATCCGGTGTGGGTGCGCTCGCACTGGGAAGTGGTGCACGTGCGACTCGCGATGACGCGGTCGCAATAGGTCCGTCGTCCATATCCGGAGGGCTCGCCTCCACAGCAATCGGGCCATCTTCAGCCAACGGTAATTTTGCTACTGCGATAGGATTGCAAAACAGTGCGAGCGGCAACTTTTCCCTGGCGCTGGGCAAGAACGCGCGGGTAAAACACCAAGGATCGACTGTAATCAGTGACGCAAGCGCGGGATTCAGCGCTGATAGTGCCTACAGCACTACAAATAATCAGCTTACCATGCGTTTTTCAGGTGGGATGCGGCTTTTCACCAGCATGGGCATGACTTCCGGGGTGACGCTGGATATGGGAGGCGGCTCATGGAATACCGTGAGTGACAAGCGCAGAAAGGAAAATTTCAAGGATCTGGACACTGAAATAATCTTGCAAAAAGTGGCAAAGATGCAGGTAACCAGCTGGAACTATAAAAGCCAGCCAGCCACAACCCGCCACATCGGTCCGATGGCGCAGGACTTTTACGCTGCGTTCGGCCCTGAGGGCATTGGCAGCGATACCACAATCAATTCTTTGGATATCGACGGCGTGAATATGGCGGCCATCCAGGCGCTTGAAATGCGTACCAGGGCTCTGCAAAACGAAAATGATCGATTGAAAGCCAAACTCGAAGCAATGGATGCCAAAGTGGCCGCCATTGAAAAAATGATCATGGGCGTACCTAGAAAAGAAGAGGTGAGTGCTTCCCGATAG
- a CDS encoding RNA polymerase sigma factor: MSRNSDDSFLWVQMMAGDDKALGELMRGYYKTMINYGYKFIKNDEFIKDCIQDVFVDIWNAHGRLTLPTSIKAYLFICLKRKIERNLSHEPHLKEIEDQNQLFVTFSPEWWLIEEESVNIRARRIAEILNALPKRQREVVYLKFFEELSRDEISEVLAITPQSVSNLLQLAFTQMRKQWKFSTISFLFVFMSPFVSF, from the coding sequence ATGAGCAGAAATTCCGATGATTCTTTTTTATGGGTGCAGATGATGGCCGGTGACGACAAGGCGTTGGGAGAGCTCATGCGCGGCTACTATAAGACGATGATCAACTATGGATATAAATTCATCAAGAATGACGAGTTCATCAAGGATTGCATACAGGACGTATTTGTTGATATATGGAACGCCCACGGGAGATTGACGCTACCTACCAGTATTAAGGCATATTTGTTCATTTGTTTGAAGCGAAAGATCGAACGGAACCTGTCCCATGAGCCGCATTTGAAAGAAATAGAAGATCAGAACCAGTTATTTGTCACCTTTTCCCCCGAATGGTGGCTCATTGAAGAAGAGTCGGTCAACATCAGAGCCCGGCGAATTGCCGAAATCCTGAATGCACTTCCCAAACGGCAACGCGAGGTGGTTTATCTGAAGTTTTTCGAGGAGTTGAGCCGCGACGAAATTTCGGAGGTGCTTGCCATTACACCTCAGTCGGTTTCCAATCTTCTGCAGCTCGCTTTTACTCAAATGCGCAAGCAGTGGAAGTTTTCAACCATCAGTTTCCTCTTTGTATTTATGAGCCCGTTTGTCTCTTTTTGA